Proteins encoded in a region of the Megalops cyprinoides isolate fMegCyp1 chromosome 3, fMegCyp1.pri, whole genome shotgun sequence genome:
- the LOC118775755 gene encoding glutamine--fructose-6-phosphate aminotransferase [isomerizing] 2-like isoform X1: MCGIFAYLNYRVPRTRREIFETLVKGLQRLEYRGYDSAGVAVDAASKDVKDDNNSISLIKKKGKVKALDEELHKKNLMNLDAELDTHFGIAHTRWATHGEPSAVNSHPHRSDKHNEFVVIHNGIITNYKELKKYLTSKGYEFESETDTEVIPKLIKYLYDNRESTYVSFSTLVERVIQQLEGAFALVFKSIHFPGEAVATRRGSPLLIGVRSKYELSTEEIPILYNNGHYKEGVEERNFRNRVDSSSALHSVCDRKAVEYYFASDASAIIEHTNKVIYLEDDDIAAVAEGKLSLHRMSRSAGEDPVRAIQTLQMELQQIMKGNFKAFMQKEIFEQPESVYNTMRGRICFDTNTVVLGGLKDHLKEIKRCRRLIMIGCGTSFHAAVATRQILEELTELPVMVELASDFLDRITPVFRDDVCFFISQSGETADTLMALRYCKERGALTVGVTNTVGSSISRETDCGVHINAGPEIGVASTKAYTSQFVALIMFGLMMSEDRISLQKRRMEIINGLRTLPEMIKNVLALDDQIKSLADELYQQKSLLVMGRGFNYATCLEGALKIKEITYMHSEGILAGELKHGPLALIDKHMPVIMVITRDACYTKCHNALQQVTARQGRPIILCCQDDPEIAKNAYKTIELPQTVDCLQGILSVIPLQLMSFHLATLRGYDVRHRSQTCRALTHPTTI, translated from the exons ATGTGCG GAATTTTTGCCTATCTGAATTACCGGGTGCCAAGGACAAGGCGGGAGATATTCGAGACGCTGGTGAAAGGTCTTCAGCGGCTGGAATACAGAGGATACGATTCTGCAG GCGTTGCCGTTGATGCTGCCAGCAAAGATGTGAAAGATGACAACAACAGCATCTCTCTGATTAAGAAGAAGGGGAAAGTGAAAGCCCTGGATGAGGAGCTGCACA AGAAAAACCTGATGAACCTGGACGCAGAGCTGGACACACATTTTGGCATCGCTCACACCCGCTGGGCCACACACGGAGAGCCCAGCGCGGTCAACAGCCATCCGCACCGCTCCGACAAGCACAATG aatttgtTGTGATTCACAACGGGATCATTACCAATTACAAGGAGCTGAAGAAATACCTG ACTTCGAAAGGGTACGAGTTtgagtcagagacagacaccGAGGTCATCCCCAAGCTGATCAAGTATCTATACGACAACCGCGAGAGCACCTACGTGTCCTTCTCCACTCTGGTGGAACGCGTCATTCAGCAGCTG GAAGGGGCCTTTGCCCTGGTTTTCAAAAGCATCCACTTCCCCGGAGAAGCTGTCGCCACCAG AAGAGGAAGTCCTCTGCTGATTGGTGTGAGGAGCAAGTATGAGCTGTCGACCGAAGAAATCCCCATCCTGTACAACAACG GTCATTACAAAGAAGGCGTGGAGGAGAGAAACTTCCGGAACAGGGTGGACAGCTCCTCTGCCCTGCACTCAGTCTGCGACAGGAAGGCGGTGGAGTACTACTTCGCCTCCGATGCCAG cgCCATCATCGAACACACTAACAAGGTGATCTACCTGGAAGACGACGACATCGCGGCAGTGGCCGAGGGGAAGCTGTCCCTGCACAGAATGAGCCGCAGCGCCGGGGAGGACCCGGTCCGTGCCATCCAGACCCTGCAGATGGAGTTGCAGCAGATtatgaaag GGAACTTCAAGGCCTTCATGCAGAAGGAGATCTTTGAGCAGCCAGAGTCAGTCTACAACACCATGAGGGGGAGGATCTGCTTTGACACCAACACAG TTGTCCTGGGCGGGCTGAAAGACCACCTCAAGGAGATCAAACGCTGCCGACGTCTCATTATGATCGGCTGTGGGACCAGCTTCCATGCAGCGGTGGCG ACGAGGCAGATTCTGGAGGAGCTGACGGAGCTGCCTGTGATGGTGGAGCTGGCCAGCGACTTCCTGGACCGCATCACCCCTGTGTTCAGGGATGACGTCTGCTTcttcatcagccaatcag GTGAAACGGCAGACACCCTGATGGCCCTGCGGTACTGTAAGGAGAGGGGCGCGCTGACCGTGGGAGTGACCAACACCGTGGGCAGCTCCATCTCCAGGGAGACTGACTGCGGGGTTCACATCAATGCAGGCCCTGAGATCGGGGTGGCCAGCACCAAG GCCTACACCAGTCAGTTTGTGGCCCTGATCATGTTCGGCCTGATGATGAGCGAGGACAGAATCTCCCTGCagaagaggaggatggagaTCATCAATGGGCTCAGGACTCTGCCAG AAATGATCAAGAATGTCCTGGCTCTGGATGATCAGATCAAAAGCCTTGCTGACGAGCTCTACCAGCAGAAGTCGCTGTTGGTCATGGGCCGTGGCTTCAACTATGCCACTTGCCTGGAGGGGGCGCTG AAAATCAAGGAGATCACCTACATGCACTCTGAGGGCATCCTGGCGGGGGAGCTGAAGCACGGCCCCCTGGCTCTGATTGACAAGCACATGCCTGTCATCATGGTGATCACGAGGGATGCCTGCTACACCAAGTGCCACAACGCTCTGCAGCAGGTGACCGCCAGACAG GGGCGACCCATCATCCTCTGTTGCCAGGACGACCCGGAGATCGCCAAGAATGCCTACAAGACGATCGAGCTGCCGCAGACGGTGGACTGCCTGCAGGGCATACTGAGTGTCATCCCGCTGCAGCTCATGTCCTTCCACCTGGCCACGCTGCGCGGATATGACGTACGTCACCGGTCTCAGACCTGCCGTGCCCTGACGCACCCCACCACGATATAA
- the LOC118775755 gene encoding glutamine--fructose-6-phosphate aminotransferase [isomerizing] 2-like isoform X2 has translation MCGIFAYLNYRVPRTRREIFETLVKGLQRLEYRGYDSAGVAVDAASKDVKDDNNSISLIKKKGKVKALDEELHKKNLMNLDAELDTHFGIAHTRWATHGEPSAVNSHPHRSDKHNEFVVIHNGIITNYKELKKYLTSKGYEFESETDTEVIPKLIKYLYDNRESTYVSFSTLVERVIQQLEGAFALVFKSIHFPGEAVATRRGSPLLIGVRSKYELSTEEIPILYNNGHYKEGVEERNFRNRVDSSSALHSVCDRKAVEYYFASDASAIIEHTNKVIYLEDDDIAAVAEGKLSLHRMSRSAGEDPVRAIQTLQMELQQIMKGNFKAFMQKEIFEQPESVYNTMRGRICFDTNTVVLGGLKDHLKEIKRCRRLIMIGCGTSFHAAVATRQILEELTELPVMVELASDFLDRITPVFRDDVCFFISQSGETADTLMALRYCKERGALTVGVTNTVGSSISRETDCGVHINAGPEIGVASTKAYTSQFVALIMFGLMMSEDRISLQKRRMEIINGLRTLPEMIKNVLALDDQIKSLADELYQQKSLLVMGRGFNYATCLEGALKIKEITYMHSEGILAGELKHGPLALIDKHMPVIMVITRDACYTKCHNALQQVTARQGRPIILCCQDDPEIAKNAYKTIELPQTVDCLQGILSVIPLQLMSFHLATLRGYDVDCPRNLAKSVTVE, from the exons ATGTGCG GAATTTTTGCCTATCTGAATTACCGGGTGCCAAGGACAAGGCGGGAGATATTCGAGACGCTGGTGAAAGGTCTTCAGCGGCTGGAATACAGAGGATACGATTCTGCAG GCGTTGCCGTTGATGCTGCCAGCAAAGATGTGAAAGATGACAACAACAGCATCTCTCTGATTAAGAAGAAGGGGAAAGTGAAAGCCCTGGATGAGGAGCTGCACA AGAAAAACCTGATGAACCTGGACGCAGAGCTGGACACACATTTTGGCATCGCTCACACCCGCTGGGCCACACACGGAGAGCCCAGCGCGGTCAACAGCCATCCGCACCGCTCCGACAAGCACAATG aatttgtTGTGATTCACAACGGGATCATTACCAATTACAAGGAGCTGAAGAAATACCTG ACTTCGAAAGGGTACGAGTTtgagtcagagacagacaccGAGGTCATCCCCAAGCTGATCAAGTATCTATACGACAACCGCGAGAGCACCTACGTGTCCTTCTCCACTCTGGTGGAACGCGTCATTCAGCAGCTG GAAGGGGCCTTTGCCCTGGTTTTCAAAAGCATCCACTTCCCCGGAGAAGCTGTCGCCACCAG AAGAGGAAGTCCTCTGCTGATTGGTGTGAGGAGCAAGTATGAGCTGTCGACCGAAGAAATCCCCATCCTGTACAACAACG GTCATTACAAAGAAGGCGTGGAGGAGAGAAACTTCCGGAACAGGGTGGACAGCTCCTCTGCCCTGCACTCAGTCTGCGACAGGAAGGCGGTGGAGTACTACTTCGCCTCCGATGCCAG cgCCATCATCGAACACACTAACAAGGTGATCTACCTGGAAGACGACGACATCGCGGCAGTGGCCGAGGGGAAGCTGTCCCTGCACAGAATGAGCCGCAGCGCCGGGGAGGACCCGGTCCGTGCCATCCAGACCCTGCAGATGGAGTTGCAGCAGATtatgaaag GGAACTTCAAGGCCTTCATGCAGAAGGAGATCTTTGAGCAGCCAGAGTCAGTCTACAACACCATGAGGGGGAGGATCTGCTTTGACACCAACACAG TTGTCCTGGGCGGGCTGAAAGACCACCTCAAGGAGATCAAACGCTGCCGACGTCTCATTATGATCGGCTGTGGGACCAGCTTCCATGCAGCGGTGGCG ACGAGGCAGATTCTGGAGGAGCTGACGGAGCTGCCTGTGATGGTGGAGCTGGCCAGCGACTTCCTGGACCGCATCACCCCTGTGTTCAGGGATGACGTCTGCTTcttcatcagccaatcag GTGAAACGGCAGACACCCTGATGGCCCTGCGGTACTGTAAGGAGAGGGGCGCGCTGACCGTGGGAGTGACCAACACCGTGGGCAGCTCCATCTCCAGGGAGACTGACTGCGGGGTTCACATCAATGCAGGCCCTGAGATCGGGGTGGCCAGCACCAAG GCCTACACCAGTCAGTTTGTGGCCCTGATCATGTTCGGCCTGATGATGAGCGAGGACAGAATCTCCCTGCagaagaggaggatggagaTCATCAATGGGCTCAGGACTCTGCCAG AAATGATCAAGAATGTCCTGGCTCTGGATGATCAGATCAAAAGCCTTGCTGACGAGCTCTACCAGCAGAAGTCGCTGTTGGTCATGGGCCGTGGCTTCAACTATGCCACTTGCCTGGAGGGGGCGCTG AAAATCAAGGAGATCACCTACATGCACTCTGAGGGCATCCTGGCGGGGGAGCTGAAGCACGGCCCCCTGGCTCTGATTGACAAGCACATGCCTGTCATCATGGTGATCACGAGGGATGCCTGCTACACCAAGTGCCACAACGCTCTGCAGCAGGTGACCGCCAGACAG GGGCGACCCATCATCCTCTGTTGCCAGGACGACCCGGAGATCGCCAAGAATGCCTACAAGACGATCGAGCTGCCGCAGACGGTGGACTGCCTGCAGGGCATACTGAGTGTCATCCCGCTGCAGCTCATGTCCTTCCACCTGGCCACGCTGCGCGGATATGAC GTGGACTGCCCCAGGAATCTGGCCAAATCTGTGACCGTGGAGTAA